From the Flavimarina sp. Hel_I_48 genome, one window contains:
- a CDS encoding alkene reductase gives MQTDQALLQSYTMGDLLLKNRVIMAPMTRSRAVNDDTAPTDMHVEYYTQRAGAGLIITEGSQVSEEAVGYIYTAGIHNKAQVEGWKKVVKSVHDKGGKIFIQLWHVGRMSHPDFHNGEKPLAPSAVNPEAQAYTPDGFKDTVEPQAMSLKDIERTQEDFVNAAKNAKEAGFDGVEIHSSNGYLFHQFFNTNSNLRDDNYGGSKENRSRFFFEVLDKVKDVWPPNRIGVRLNPSLNEIFGIHATEESIPTFDYIIDRLNDHDLAYLHLSEPFNDVSDIDYLESNIAKRYRPMYKGTLMINSNFDQESGNRVIEEEEADLVAFGKLYISNPDLAERFAINAPMADWDKDTFYSQGKEGYIDYPKYAEEHVENS, from the coding sequence ATGCAGACTGATCAAGCATTATTGCAATCATATACAATGGGAGACTTACTATTAAAGAATAGAGTTATAATGGCCCCCATGACAAGAAGTAGAGCCGTAAATGACGATACAGCACCCACAGATATGCATGTGGAATATTATACACAGCGCGCTGGTGCTGGACTAATTATTACTGAAGGCTCTCAAGTATCTGAAGAGGCCGTAGGATATATATATACGGCGGGTATACATAACAAAGCGCAAGTTGAAGGATGGAAAAAAGTCGTGAAGTCCGTTCATGATAAAGGCGGAAAGATTTTCATTCAATTATGGCATGTGGGAAGAATGTCTCATCCTGATTTTCACAATGGTGAGAAACCACTGGCACCCAGTGCTGTTAATCCAGAAGCGCAAGCTTACACACCTGATGGCTTTAAGGATACGGTAGAACCTCAAGCTATGAGCCTGAAAGATATTGAACGCACGCAGGAAGATTTTGTAAACGCAGCAAAAAATGCAAAAGAAGCAGGTTTTGACGGTGTTGAAATACATTCTTCCAATGGCTACTTATTTCACCAGTTTTTTAATACCAACTCAAATTTAAGAGACGATAATTACGGCGGAAGTAAAGAAAATCGATCAAGATTCTTTTTTGAAGTTTTGGATAAAGTTAAAGATGTGTGGCCTCCTAATCGCATAGGGGTACGTTTAAATCCTTCTTTAAATGAAATCTTCGGTATTCACGCTACAGAAGAATCCATTCCTACCTTTGATTATATTATTGATCGTTTGAACGATCATGATCTTGCTTATCTTCATTTATCTGAGCCATTCAATGATGTAAGCGATATAGATTATTTAGAATCTAATATTGCAAAACGTTATAGACCTATGTATAAGGGAACACTTATGATTAATTCCAACTTTGATCAGGAATCTGGTAATAGGGTAATTGAAGAAGAAGAAGCTGATCTTGTCGCTTTTGGTAAATTATATATTTCGAATCCAGACCTTGCAGAACGTTTCGCCATAAACGCACCTATGGCTGACTGGGACAAAGACACGTTCTATAGCCAGGGCAAAGAAGGGTATATCGACTATCCAAAATACGCTGAAGAACACGTTGAAAATTCTTAA
- a CDS encoding flavin reductase family protein, translating to MQYYSLEDLNNLPSRDRAHFINSCTGYKSANLLGTVSKDGLTNVAIFSSVIHLGSNPPLLGFILRPTTIARNTYDNLKKTGVFTVNHVNENIVRAAHQTSAKYPGEVTEFDKVDLNTEFLNDFKAPYVQESKIKLGCAYTNEYFIEENDCLFIIGAIKHIHIAENIQREDGWLDLEAAKTVSINGLDGYALPHLLERLSYAKPDKDLKSLNKDGA from the coding sequence ATGCAATATTATTCCTTAGAAGACCTTAACAATTTACCATCGCGTGACCGCGCTCACTTCATCAACAGTTGTACGGGTTACAAATCTGCAAATTTGCTGGGCACGGTATCAAAAGATGGTCTCACCAATGTGGCTATTTTTAGTTCTGTTATTCATTTGGGTAGCAACCCACCTTTACTCGGTTTTATCTTACGCCCTACCACGATTGCCAGGAACACGTACGACAATTTGAAAAAAACGGGTGTATTTACCGTAAATCACGTGAATGAAAATATCGTTCGTGCTGCCCACCAGACTTCAGCAAAATATCCAGGTGAAGTAACCGAATTTGATAAAGTTGACCTCAATACAGAATTTCTAAATGACTTTAAAGCTCCGTACGTTCAGGAAAGTAAGATAAAACTGGGCTGTGCATATACAAACGAGTACTTTATAGAAGAAAATGACTGCCTTTTTATAATAGGTGCGATCAAACATATTCATATAGCGGAGAATATACAGCGAGAAGACGGCTGGCTTGATCTGGAAGCTGCAAAAACCGTAAGTATAAATGGTCTTGATGGCTATGCGCTTCCCCATTTGCTGGAACGCCTTTCCTACGCAAAACCAGACAAGGACCTCAAAAGCCTGAATAAGGATGGCGCATAA
- a CDS encoding DUF2256 domain-containing protein, which translates to MAHKKPHLPEKICPVCEKPFAWRKKWQNNWENVKYCSERCRRSS; encoded by the coding sequence ATGGCGCATAAAAAACCGCACCTACCAGAAAAAATCTGTCCGGTTTGTGAGAAGCCATTTGCGTGGCGCAAAAAATGGCAAAACAACTGGGAAAACGTAAAATATTGCAGTGAACGCTGCAGGCGCTCCTCTTAA